The DNA segment TCGGGCCTACGGTGCCAGCGGCCGGCGTGATTGCCACCAGACCGGCAACCACACCCGAGGCAATGCCCAGTGCGCTTGGCTTACCATGGGTGACCCACTCGGCAAACATCCAGCCCAGTGCCGCAGCGGCGGTGGCGATCTGAGTGACCAGCATTGCCATGCCGGCAGTGCCGTTGGCGGCCGCAGCGGAGCCGGCGTTGAAGCCGAACCAGCCGACCCACAGCATGGCGGCGCCCATCAGCGTGTAACCGAGGTTGTGTGGAGCCATCGGCGTGGTCGGGAAGCCTTTGCGCTTGCCCAGCACCAGGCACGCCACCAGACCAGCGATACCGGCGTTGATGTGCACCACGGTGCCGCCAGCGAAGTCGAGTACGCCCCAGTCCCACATCAGGCCGCCGTTGCCGGACCAGACCATGTGCGCGATCGGTGCATAAACGAGGGTGAACCAGATGCCCATGAAGATCAGCATCGCGGAGAACTTCATGCGCTCGGCGAATGCACCGACGATCAGCGCCGGGGTGATGATCGCGAAAGTCATCTGAAAGGTGATGAACACTGCTTCAGGAAACAGCGCCGCGGGGCCTGTCAGGCTCGCTGGCGTGACACCGGCGAGGAACGCCTTGCCCATGCCACCGAAGAACGAATTGAAGTTGACGACGCCCTGCTCCATGCCGGTGGTGTCGAACGCAATGCTGTAGCCATAGATGACCCACAGGATGCTGATCAGACCGGTAATGGCGAAGCACTGCATCATCACGGAAAGAATGTTTTTCGAGCGGACCATGCCGCCGTAGAACAGTGCAAGGCCGGGAATGGTCATGAACAGCACAAGGGCTGTCGAGGTGAGCATCCAGGCAGTGTCGCCGGAATTGAGGACTGGGGCCGCCACTTCGTCTGCCGCCATTGCAAGGCTGGGCATTACGATGGACAACAGGGCTCCTAGCCCTGCGAATTTACGCAGAGTCATATTGTTTTCTCCTGGGGCGTTGGGGTTTGTGGCGGCTTAGATCGCGTCGGTATCGGTTTCGCCGGTACGGATGCGGATCGCCTGTTCCAGATTCACCACGAAGATCTTGCCGTCACCGATCTTGCCGGTGTTGGCAGCCTTGGTTATTGCTTCGATAACCCGGTCCAGATCCTTGTCGTCGATGGCCACGTCGATTTTCACCTTGGGCAGAAAATCGACCACATATTCCGCGCCGCGATACAGCTCGGTGTGACCCTTCTGCCGGCCGAAGCCTTTGACTTCAGTAACGGTAATGCCCTGCACGCCGATTTCGGACAGCGACTCGCGCACGTCGTCCAACTTGAACGGCTTGATGATGGCAGTGACTAGCTTCATGAAACTCTCTCCCGAATTGGTGGACTTGCCCCAGGAAAACAAACCCGACTCAAGTCTAAGCGCAGTGCCTGGCTTTGTAACGCATCGTCGGCCTTGCCTGCCCGACTGACGCCAGCTAACCGCATCCAGACGAAACTCCCCGCTCCGTCTGCCGCACTGCATTCGTCACAGCGACTGCATCAGTGCATGGGTCGAGGGTGACTAAGCAGAAACCTTGCCATCTCGCCAAAACGCCATGATTTCAGTCCCTTGGCCGCTACAGCAGACACTCTTGCGCAAACCGCCGTGCCGATACGCACAACAACGGTGCGCTGCCGTCCGTCCGCCTGCACGAAAAGCGTGCATCCCTGACCACGGGATTGACTATAGACACTGCGTGATACACTGCCGCCCATTGTTTCCAGGACATCCACCATGCTCGCGCCCAAAGACTTCCTCGACGCCCTGAGCGGCACCGCCTCCCGCCTGTTCAGCGGCGACACCCCGCTGCCGAAAGCCGAAATCGAAAGCCAGTTCAAGATGCTGCTGCAGAGTGCCTTCAGCAAACTCGACCTGGTCAGCCGTGAAGAGTTTGATAGTCAGATGGTGGTGTTGGCCCGAACGCGTGCACGGCTTGAGAGCCTTGAAGCGAAGGTTGCCGAGATGGAAGCGAAGCTGACGCCGCCTGCTGAATAACACCGCAATCCCCTGTGGGAGCTAGCTGAACAGGTAAACCGCACGGTTGTGAACTCATGGTGGAGAAAGGCTCTGCAATTGATCTGATTTTTTGCGCTGCAACCTCACCAAAGGTCATTTCAGCGATACCACTGAAATGACCTTTTTTGTGTCTACGTTATCTCCCCCCCTACTCCGAAATCCTCCACTCACTGAAGTAACGTCCTACAAAACGCGTCCCCCACGTCTGATTTCGCTGCCCCTCTCTGCTGGCTATCTTCTGCGACCAGCTCCAAACAGATGAAAACAATGAGAAGAAAAGGCAAAGCAACGGATCTTCGTAACCAGACATTCAGATCAAACTCGCGAAAGATCGCCCTACAAATTCTTTCTCAAGGACATTGCCCCGAGAATCCCAAATATTGATGCAGCAGCGGTCAAGTTTGAGCCAATTACCCCAGCAGCGATAAAGCAATACTTTCTCTGGGAGGGGCCAACAATTTTCCCTTGGGATGACGTTGCAGACTGGAAAAGTAAAGATGCGAAAGGTCTGGATTTGGCGATATGGTTCAAACAGATTCTTTGCGGCATGTGCTATGCGACCCCGCGCGCAAGCTCTATCTGCTTAAAGATTATTCTGTTGGAAGGGCATCCGGATAGGGCGCACCCGCTTCGCGGCAGGATCGCGCCGATTGCTCTGCTTGTCGCAGATCACTATGCGCGAGCGCTAGGATGCAAAGAAATCGAGATTCAGGATCCTGATCCGAATGTTGTTTTTTACTACCGAAAACTAGGGTTCGAATTCGACCACACCAACCGGCTTGTCATTTCTGTGAACGGTCAATAACATCGAAATCAACAACCCAATCGCACGAGGTGCGTATGAGCCCAAAAAAGCGAAAGGCAAAGCTTCTTCAGATTGTTGAACTACATCTCGAAGCACTCCGGTTGGCTGGGAATATGTCAGCCAACCAACGGCGATTTATTGAAGTTGCTGTTACGTGTGGGCCAGAGCTTGAGCCAAGCGGCCCGCTGGCCGGTAGAAGATCCTGAGTCAAAAATAAAAAGGCGTCCATAGGACGCCTTTTTTGTGTTTGGAGGAGTAGTCGCAGCGATTCATTAGCTCTTGGCTTTGCAGCCATGGGTTCAGAATCCGACGAGCTGGCCCGTCGTCACTACTTCAGAGAAACCAGCTTTCTCTGCTGCCAAAAATGCGGGGGAGCTTTTACTGGTGCCCAGTCCCGACGAATGCGCAGTTGCAGTCCTCGAGCGGGAGGATTCGTCAATGCCGAGCGAGAGTCAACGCTCCAATTCAGGCAAGCAGTGACAGCCAATCGGGTCTGGATACGTCTTGTAAACCTCTATTTCAGCACTGAAGCCCGGCTCAACTACCCTTCAAAAACCCGCAGGAAGCGGCCCACGATTCAGCTCAAGGAACGACCATGTCTCTCTCCATCGTCCACAGCCGCGCCCAGATTGGCGTGGAAGCCCCTGCTGTCACCGTCGAAGTCCATCTGGCCAACGGTCTGCCGTCGCTGACCATGGTCGGGCTGCCCGAGGCGGCGGTGAAGGAGAGCAAGGATCGGGTGCGCAGCGCGATCATCAATTCCGGGCTGCAGTTTCCGGCGCGGCGGATCACGCTGAATCTGGCCCCGGCGGATCTGCCCAAGGATGGCGGGCGGTTTGATCTGGCGATTGCCTTGGGGATTCTGTCGGCGAGTGTGCAGGTGCCGTGCCTGACGCTGGACGAGGTGGAATGCCTGGGCGAACTGGCGTTGTCCGGCGCGGTACGAGCAGTGCGCGGGGTATTGCCGGCAGCGTTGGCGGCGCGCAAGGCCGGGCGTGCGTTGGTGGTGCCTCGGGCGAATGCGGAAGAAGCGTGTCTGGCCTCGGGACTTAAGGTGTTTGCAGTCGATCATCTGCTTGAGGCTGTGGCGCATTTCAACGGGCATACGCCGGTTGAGCCGTATGTCTCTGACGGCTTGATGCATGCCAGCAAGCCCTATCCCGACTTGAATGAAGTGCAGGGTCAGATGGCAGCCAAACGTGCGTTGCTGATCGCGGCGGCTGGCGCGCATAACCTGCTGTTCAGCGGGCCTCCGGGTACCGGTAAAACATTGTTGGCGAGTCGTCTGCCGGGGCTTCTGCCGCCGCTGGCCGAGAGTGAAGCGCTGGAGGTGGCGGCGATCCAGTCGGTCGCCAGCGGTGCGCCGCTGACCCATTGGCCGCAACGCCCCTTTCGCCAACCGCACCATTCGGCATCCGGACCGGCACTGGTCGGTGGCAGCTCGAAACCGCAACCCGGAGAGATCACCCTCGCCCATCACGGCGTGCTGTTTCTCGACGAACTGCCGGAGTTCGATCGCAAGGTACTGGAGGTTTTGCGCGAGCCGTTGGAGTCCGGGCACATCGTGATTGCCCGAGCCAAGGATCGTGTGCGTTTTCCGGCGCGTTTTCAGTTAGTCGCCGCGATGAATCCCTGCCCCTGTGGATATCTTGGCGAACCCAGCGGCAAGTGCTCATGCACGCCGGACATGGTCCAGCGCTATCGCAACAAACTGTCGGGCCCGCTGCTGGACCGGATCGATTTGCACCTGACGGTGGCGCGCGAGGCGACGGCATTGAACCCGCAGGTGAAGCCGGGCGAAGACAGTGCCAGTGCAGCCGCGTTGGTTGCCGAGGCCCGTGAACGACAGCAAACAAGGCAGGGCTGCGCCAATGCCTTTCTCGATTTGCCGGGACTGAAACGGCACTGCAAGTTATCTACAGCCGATGAAACCTGGCTGGAAACCGCCTGCGAACGCTTGACCCTGTCGCTACGCTCGGCGCATCGCTTGCTCAAGGTTGCCCGAACACTGGCAGACCTCGAACAAGCCGATGCCATCAAACGCGAGCACCTGGCCGAGGCGCTGCAATATCGGCCAGCGACGCCTTAATGCGCGGTCAGATCCACCAGCGGCGTCTGCCGCACTTCAGTTTCACGCCCGGCCTGGATCTCGGTCACACGCTTCAGGGCGTTATCCACAGCGCCCTTGTCCGCAAGCAGGCTGTAACTGATCTGGAATTGCTGACTGGCTTTCGGTGCAATGGTCGGCACCAGCTTCAGCGGACGCTGATAATGGCGGTTGTAGGAAAAACTCGTCCCCGGTTCCAGGCCGGTGACATAGCCCTGCCCTTGGGTATCGGTATTTTTCCACAGGGAAAACACCGGCAGTTGCGAGGTGTTGAAACCGACCGAGACGCCCAGGCTACCTGCCTTGTTATGCAGCACGGTCAGCGTTTGTCCCTTGGCATCGGCATAGGGCACGACGTTGTAGACAGTTTCGTCGTAGTCCTTGGTCGGCCCGCGATAGGTTTGCCAGTCGGCCAGATCACCCTTGGCCTTGTCGTTGAATGGCGAGACCTGTTTGACCGGCGCGGCAAAACGGGCGCCTTGCTCAAGAAATGGCGTGCTGAAGTTGCTGTGATACAGCGCCTGATATTCCTTCGGGTAATCGCCGTTGTTGGTCAGCGTATCGTTGAGGCTAAAGGCGGCGCTGCCCGGCAGCGTGACCAGTTCGGTAGCCACGGAGAAGTCGACCTTCTTGAACGCCTGCTCTTTCAACTCGCCACGCAGGCTGATGGCATAGGGCGGTTTTTCGTCGATGTGCAGGGTGACAGTGCTGGCCGGGATATTGGCGGCGCGGCCGTGCAAAGTCAGCAGCTCACCATTGTCCATGCCCGGATGGCCGACCCATTCATAACCACAGCGGGTCACCAGTTCGTTGAAGCCTTCCAGCCAGCCGAGGCCACCGCGTCCGTTGAGTTCGATGAAGGCCGGGTTGACCACCTCCTTGACCGGCGAATCCCAGCCCATCCGCACGTCGCCGACGGACGCCTGCAAGACGTTCATGCCACGGGTCGGCACTACGGAGAGTTTCATGGTGCCGTTATCGATGTCGACGATGCTCACGCCTTCCTGCCGGCCGCCGTGCAGGGTGCGCAGGCTGACGGAAAAGGGTTTGTCGGTTTTCACGCCCAGTTGCGCGCTGGTGATGGTCCAGTTTTGCGCGGGTTTGTTGGTGTCGAGAAGGACGTAATCCCAGGCCATGGCGTGGGAAGCAGCAGAGAGCGCGCCGAGTGCGAGGGCGAGTTTGAGCGGGGTCATGGCAGCAGCCTTTATTGGAGTTGTGCCATTTTTATAGCGCTGCGGAAACGATTCAGCAAGTGCATTGAATCGACAGATCACATGTTCTGCCGAAGATCTTCAGTGATGCAATCGCGAGCAGGCTCGCTCCCACAGAGGTTCAGGGGCTTCACAACATTTGTGATTCGCACCGGACACTGTGGGAGCGATCCTGCTCGCGATAGCTATTTCAAAGGCGCATCAACGGAAGCGATCAACCTCGGAGCGCAGGTCCGCCGCCAGTTTTTCCAGCTCTTTGGCGGTCACCGCAAGGTTGGAAACCACTTCGCGTTGTTCGCTGTTAGCCAGCGCAATGCTCTGCAAGTTGCTGCTCAGCAACGTTGCCGTGCTGCTCTGCTCCTGCGTCGCGGTGGTGATCGCGGCAAACTGCTGGCCCGCCGAACGGCTCTGCTCATCGATCCGCGCCAGCGCCGAGGCGACATTGGCGTTGCGCGACAGGCCTTCCTGCATCAGCACATTGCCCTGCTCCATGGTGCTGATCGCGTTGCCGGTTTCCTGCTGGATGCTGTGGATCATGCTGGAGATTTCATCAGTGGCCTGACGAGTACGCGAGGCCAGGCTGCGCACTTCGTCGGCGACCACGGCAAAGCCGCGACCCTGCTCACCGGCACGCGCCGCTTCGATCGCCGCGTTGAGTGCCAACAGGTTGGTCTGCTCGGCAATCGAGGTGATCACGCCAACGATGCCGCCGATTTCCTGGGAACGCTGACCGAGGGTATTGATTACGGTGGCGGTGCTGTTGAGGGCGCCGGCGATTTGCTCAAGCGACGACGAGGCTTCTTCCATCGAGCTGCGGCCGATCTGCGTCTGCTGAGCATTTTCCTGGGCCAGACGCTGGGTGGCGCTCATGTTGTCGGCGATGTTCAGCGAGGTCGCGCTGAACTCTTCCACCGCGCCGGCCATGCTGGTGATCTCGCCGGACTGCTGCTCCATGCCGTCATAGGCACCGCCGGACAGCCCGGACAACGCCTGCGCCCGGCTGTTGACCTCTTCAGAGGAGCGACGGATGTGCTCGACCATGGTCGACAAGGCCTGGCTCATCTGGTTGAACGCTCGCGACAACTGACCGATTTCATCGTTGCTCGACACGTTCAGACGTACGCTCAGATCACCCGCGCCCAACGCTTCGGCCTGCCGAACCAGATCGCTCAACGGCGCCAGTTTGCTGCGCAGCAGCCAGACTACCGAACCGACCGCCAGCAACATCGCCAGCAGACTGCCAATTGCCAGTTGCGTGCCGACGCTCCAGGTCACCGCGCGAATCTCGGCTTTCGGCATGCTCGCCACCACCGACCACGGGCCACCTTCGAACGGCACGGCAATGCTGTAGAAATCTTCGCCGTTGTCGCTCCAGAACTCGCCTTTACCCGGAGTTTTCACCAGTGCGTTGATGGCTGGCACCGCTTGGTCCAGCGACTGGACACCGGCGATCGGCACCAGCCATTTGTTCTGCTCGTCGAGCAGGGCCAGCGAGCCGGTCTGGCCGATGCGGAAGCGCTTGAGGTTGGCGAACTGGGCGTTCTGCGCGTCGGTGTAATCGAAGCCGACATACAACACGGCAATGATCTTGCCGCTGCCGTCACGCACCGGCGTGTACTGCGACATGTAATAGCGCTCGAACAGCA comes from the Pseudomonas granadensis genome and includes:
- a CDS encoding ammonium transporter, giving the protein MTLRKFAGLGALLSIVMPSLAMAADEVAAPVLNSGDTAWMLTSTALVLFMTIPGLALFYGGMVRSKNILSVMMQCFAITGLISILWVIYGYSIAFDTTGMEQGVVNFNSFFGGMGKAFLAGVTPASLTGPAALFPEAVFITFQMTFAIITPALIVGAFAERMKFSAMLIFMGIWFTLVYAPIAHMVWSGNGGLMWDWGVLDFAGGTVVHINAGIAGLVACLVLGKRKGFPTTPMAPHNLGYTLMGAAMLWVGWFGFNAGSAAAANGTAGMAMLVTQIATAAAALGWMFAEWVTHGKPSALGIASGVVAGLVAITPAAGTVGPMGALVIGLAAGVVCFFCATTLKRKLGYDDSLDAFGVHGIGGILGAILTGVFAAPALGGFGTVTDIGAQVWIQIKGVGFTVIYTAIVTFIILKVLGAVMGLRVTEEEESVGLDLAQHNERGYNL
- the glnK gene encoding P-II family nitrogen regulator codes for the protein MKLVTAIIKPFKLDDVRESLSEIGVQGITVTEVKGFGRQKGHTELYRGAEYVVDFLPKVKIDVAIDDKDLDRVIEAITKAANTGKIGDGKIFVVNLEQAIRIRTGETDTDAI
- a CDS encoding accessory factor UbiK family protein translates to MLAPKDFLDALSGTASRLFSGDTPLPKAEIESQFKMLLQSAFSKLDLVSREEFDSQMVVLARTRARLESLEAKVAEMEAKLTPPAE
- a CDS encoding YifB family Mg chelatase-like AAA ATPase encodes the protein MSLSIVHSRAQIGVEAPAVTVEVHLANGLPSLTMVGLPEAAVKESKDRVRSAIINSGLQFPARRITLNLAPADLPKDGGRFDLAIALGILSASVQVPCLTLDEVECLGELALSGAVRAVRGVLPAALAARKAGRALVVPRANAEEACLASGLKVFAVDHLLEAVAHFNGHTPVEPYVSDGLMHASKPYPDLNEVQGQMAAKRALLIAAAGAHNLLFSGPPGTGKTLLASRLPGLLPPLAESEALEVAAIQSVASGAPLTHWPQRPFRQPHHSASGPALVGGSSKPQPGEITLAHHGVLFLDELPEFDRKVLEVLREPLESGHIVIARAKDRVRFPARFQLVAAMNPCPCGYLGEPSGKCSCTPDMVQRYRNKLSGPLLDRIDLHLTVAREATALNPQVKPGEDSASAAALVAEARERQQTRQGCANAFLDLPGLKRHCKLSTADETWLETACERLTLSLRSAHRLLKVARTLADLEQADAIKREHLAEALQYRPATP
- a CDS encoding aldose 1-epimerase family protein codes for the protein MTPLKLALALGALSAASHAMAWDYVLLDTNKPAQNWTITSAQLGVKTDKPFSVSLRTLHGGRQEGVSIVDIDNGTMKLSVVPTRGMNVLQASVGDVRMGWDSPVKEVVNPAFIELNGRGGLGWLEGFNELVTRCGYEWVGHPGMDNGELLTLHGRAANIPASTVTLHIDEKPPYAISLRGELKEQAFKKVDFSVATELVTLPGSAAFSLNDTLTNNGDYPKEYQALYHSNFSTPFLEQGARFAAPVKQVSPFNDKAKGDLADWQTYRGPTKDYDETVYNVVPYADAKGQTLTVLHNKAGSLGVSVGFNTSQLPVFSLWKNTDTQGQGYVTGLEPGTSFSYNRHYQRPLKLVPTIAPKASQQFQISYSLLADKGAVDNALKRVTEIQAGRETEVRQTPLVDLTAH
- a CDS encoding methyl-accepting chemotaxis protein, translating into MSQPRARIASQLGLALAVILAIVISGSTVFALRSLDSANLATREEHLASEARLLADQLSTFHGTLRESTLRLSGLFEKRFGSGLSVHPDQPVTVAGVQTPGLHLGNEVLNNNFKEVDEFKQMTAGVATVFVRSGEDFIRVSTNVSKQDGTRAIGTVLDHANPAYAKLMAGQSYVGRSLLFERYYMSQYTPVRDGSGKIIAVLYVGFDYTDAQNAQFANLKRFRIGQTGSLALLDEQNKWLVPIAGVQSLDQAVPAINALVKTPGKGEFWSDNGEDFYSIAVPFEGGPWSVVASMPKAEIRAVTWSVGTQLAIGSLLAMLLAVGSVVWLLRSKLAPLSDLVRQAEALGAGDLSVRLNVSSNDEIGQLSRAFNQMSQALSTMVEHIRRSSEEVNSRAQALSGLSGGAYDGMEQQSGEITSMAGAVEEFSATSLNIADNMSATQRLAQENAQQTQIGRSSMEEASSSLEQIAGALNSTATVINTLGQRSQEIGGIVGVITSIAEQTNLLALNAAIEAARAGEQGRGFAVVADEVRSLASRTRQATDEISSMIHSIQQETGNAISTMEQGNVLMQEGLSRNANVASALARIDEQSRSAGQQFAAITTATQEQSSTATLLSSNLQSIALANSEQREVVSNLAVTAKELEKLAADLRSEVDRFR